A window from Megalops cyprinoides isolate fMegCyp1 chromosome 8, fMegCyp1.pri, whole genome shotgun sequence encodes these proteins:
- the pgpep1l gene encoding pyroglutamyl-peptidase 1, producing MSSNTSEVVVVTGFGPFRKYLINPSWQAAQGLKATGLGEGVEVYIKELPVSYVKAQQLISHIWETVSPKLAVHLGIDPGTKAVRLEQRGKNQGYRDRDVCGFCPEGNCCVAGGPDKVDSIIDMKSLTRLLNSSGLDVMYSRDAGRYLCDFVYYHSLLLGQGRAIFIHVPASGKLAAPERLVPLLRAVIMAMLHQLEVSSSPESDQLQLQAGQSVR from the exons ATGTCGTCTAACACAAGTGAAGTAGTAGTTGTAACAG GGTTCGGTCCTTTCAGGAAGTATTTGATTAATCCCAGCTGGCAGGCAGCCCAG GGCCTGAAGGCGACGGGTCTGGGAGAGGGCGTGGAGGTCTACATTAAGGAGCTGCCAGTGAGCTATGTCAAAGCGCAGCAGTTAATTTCCCACATCTGGGAGACAGTCAGTCCCAAG TTGGCCGTTCACCTGGGGATCGACCCTGGGACTAAAGCGGTACGGCtggaacagagaggaaagaacCAGGGTTACAGAGACCGTGACGTGTGTGGCTTCTGTCCCGAGGGAAACTGCTGTGTAGCGGGAGGTCCAGACAAGGTGGACTCCATCATAGACATGAAGTCGCTCACCAGACTCCTCAACAGCAGCGGGCTGGACGTGATGTACTCAAGAGACGCCGGAAG ATACCTCTGTGACTTCGTTTACTACCACTCCCTGCTTCTTGGACAGGGGAGAGCGATCTTCATTCACGTGCCCGCCTCGGGAAAGCTGGCTGCTCCAGAGAGGCTCGTGCCCCTGCTGCGCGCCGTCATCATGGCGATGCTGCATCAGCTCGAGGTCTCCTCGAGCCCTGAGTCTGACCAACTCCAGCTGCAAGCAGGCCAAAGTGTGCGCTGA
- the LOC118781871 gene encoding synemin-like, with amino-acid sequence MLQFKRTFENEKLQLQELNKRLSQYLSRVKQLEQENAFLITEINTIRQQKSVEWENQYMPELRELRRVVDQLAFEKSKAEMERERLRREFQTLQALCCQESGLCKNIDGERRGFEVQLQQAVKKNAALEEHLAQLDNEYKFLEDAHRKEITHLRKEVRSRALPIAVPPTFQGAPTITMEDIEEYALVLSETWTENFEVYRRRVEELEESIKSDKATLDDLQREKMQHASELKKLHAEAEKQNKLQLHLEEQLVNMQETCRQEIDQYVAIIGELEEERKMLANTIAEKLKEHQQLLQVKMGLSLEVAAYRALLEGERRDSSVWTDQYAREPYRRIDIKMPSKPWTVTPRQEGWTQYPSGTGPEVRYMDLASSLKASFETSHFRPIGPTRVVPISIHGREQQRSPAKQDIPSFTKAPQAATNIQKKTQEETSVRMKETSQKPARGLTGQRQPVLANRSSPASSPTAKVSSPGMSTTSANTEQVAKQNVRGIKAGNLDVKKVTVKQWTTPEREEETSKVSEKSEVKVMKEDLREADTADTGETLPSKGKILESIVMEEIIKKVMRPAGLDTKISSSPDSKVTYQVEKMEGEDGKTKTQIILESKVEEDLDVSDDSVLEELLNKGAKKISLEDVKGTPTGSMIENLLTLGLQDGTDLGNKSVNVEIIEETVEGHVEEPSEVKPEPKFFQPSSMFFQIEELESDSHATRLPQSQAETRKEFVSGDTEYRRDGSAWIREGSKGVDSPYFSQAQETDYFVSTPDDSVSEPEEEHGISSYGNYGVVDDLSDERYYQEEPHITQRFEEDSGFRGVPKTTYMMSDHSFTKDRFPECIIEEEIHVTPTVQESMLEILKEDSMDPKKQLRGALEKLQGNVSESLKEELALLSMNDQEGSDNVSVDIKKVQQVSDNGTVTLMAELNVSQTLEDPSLLKGEGLSSSHPSVQQSSTSGASGGCAAEVFRDWGTEVQGMPSTSRSEKVIKLSPTEKSFTFQMDVGNVTSPASGGRAQEFPGFFTPGQRSVGASEGEAREGVYSYMRKTVVSDDQGDVFTYGQGSTGEARDWEGFATQQAEFGQVLQSQIVDPKLKISQEKKIATVYLESTKHN; translated from the exons ATGTTGCAATTCAAGAGAACTTTTGAGAACGAAAAACTTCAACTCCAAGAGCTCAACAAGAGACTAAGCCAATACCTGTCCAGGGTCAAGCAACTGGAACAGGAGAATGCCTTCCTTATTACGGAGATAAACACCATTAGACAACAGAAATCGGTAGAATGGGAAAACCAATATATGCCAGAATTGCGGGAGCTCAGGAGGGTGGTGGATCAGCTGGCTTTCGAGAAGTCCAAAGCAGAGATGGAGCGAGAGAGGCTCCGGCGGGAGTTCCAGACGCTACAGGCACTGTGCTGTCAGGAGTCGGGGTTATGCAAAAACATTGACGGGGAACGGAGAGGCTTCGAGGTGCAGCTGCAGCAAGCAGTTAAGAAAAACGCTGCCCTGGAGGAGCACTTGGCCCAGCTCGATAATGAGTACAAGTTTCTGGAAGATGCTCACAGAAAGGAAATCACCCATCTCCGTAAAGAGGTGCGTTCCCGGGCGCTGCCCATTGCTGTCCCGCCGACGTTCCAGGGCGCCCCGACTATAACGATGGAGGATATCGAGGAATACGCGCTCGTGCTGTCCGAAACCTGGACTGAGAATTTCGAGGTGTACCGCAGGAGGGTGGAAGAGCTGGAGGAGTCAATCAAATCAGACAAGGCGACACTGGATGACCTCCAGCGGGAAAAGATGCAGCACGCGTCCGAGCTCAAGAAACTGCACGCGGAAGCcgagaaacaaaacaagctgcAGCTGCATCTCGAGGAACAGCTCGTGAACATGCAGGAGACCTGTCGTCAGGAGATAGACCAGTATGTG GCCATTATTGGGGAGCTGGAAGAGGAGCGTAAGATGCTGGCCAACACCATTGCTGAGAAGCTAAAGGAgcaccagcagctcctgcaggtcAAGATGGGCCTGAGTCTGGAGGTGGCGGCTTACAG GGCACTGctggagggagaaaggagagactCGTCTGTGTGGACCGATCAGTACGCCAGAGAGCCTTACAGGAGAATAG ATATAAAGATGCCTTCAAAACCATGGACCGTGACACCCAGGCAAGAGGGATGGACACAGTATCCATCGGGCACAGGGCCTGAGGTCAGATACATGGACCTGGCCTCCAGTCTGAAAGCCTCCTTTGAAACAAGTCACTTCAGACCCATCGGCCCCACCAGGGTAGTCCCTATCAGTATCCATGGAAGGGAACAGCAGAGGTCCCCAGCCAAACAAGATATACCCTCCTTCACCAAAGCACCACAGGCTGCCACAAAcatccaaaagaaaacacaggaagagaCAAGTGTAAGAATGAAAGAAACCTCACAGAAACCAGCCAGGGGTTTGACAGGCCAGCGGCAGCCAGTCCTGGCAAACAGGTCCAGCCCTGCTTCTTCACCAACAGCAAAAGTCTCATCGCCTGGGATGAGCACAACCTCTGCAAACACAGAACAAGTTGCCAAGCAGAATGTCAGAGGAATCAAGGCAGGTAACTTGGATGTGAAAAAAGTCACTGTGAAGCAGTGGACaaccccagagagagaggaggagacaagTAAAGTTTCAGAGAAGTCAGAGGTTAAAGTTATGAAGGAGGATCTCAGGGAGgcagacacagcagacacaggagagacactTCCGAGCAAAGGGAAAATACTGGAATCAATCGTTATGGAAGAGATCATCAAAAAGGTTATGAGGCCTGCTGGTCTCGACACAAAGATCAGCTCATCTCCTGACTCAAAGGTCACCTATCAGGTGGAGAAAATGGAAGGAGAGGACGGGAAGACTAAGACTCAGATCATCCTGGAGTCAAAGGTGGAGGAGGACTTGGACGTGTCGGACGACTCCGTGCTGGAGGAGCTCCTCAACAAAGGGGCAAAGAAGATCTCTTTGGAGGACGTCAAGGGAACCCCGACGGGTAGCATGATCGAGAACCTCCTCACCCTGGGGCTCCAGGATGGCACTGATCTCGGAAACAAGTCGGTCAACGTCGAGATCATCGAGGAGACGGTGGAGGGTCATGTTGAAGAGCCAAGTGAGGTGAAGCCTGAACCAAAATTCTTCCAGCCCTCCTCAATGTTCTTCCAGATCGAGGAGCTGGAGAGCGACTCTCATGCCACCAGACTCCCACAGAGCCAAGCTGAAACGCGGAAAGAATTTGTGTCAGGGGACACAGAATACAGACGGGATGGATCAGCCTGGATCAGGGAAGGGTCCAAAGGTGTGGACTCTCCCTACTTTAGCCAGGCTCAGGAAACTGACTACTTTGTCTCCACACCTGATGACAGTGTCTCAGAACCCGAGGAGGAGCATGGAATTTCATCTTATGGAAATTACGGGGTAGTGGACGACCTGTCAGATGAAAGGTACTATCAAGAGGAGCCCCATATCACCCAGAGGTTTGAGGAGGACAGTGGATTCAGAGGGGTGCCTAAGACCACTTACATGATGAGTGACCACAGCTTCACCAAAGACAGATTCCCTGAGTGTATTATTGAGGAGGAGATCCACGTCACCCCCACAGTGCAGGAGTCAATGCTGGAGATCCTGAAGGAGGACTCCATGGACCCAAAGAAGCAACTCAGGGGGGCTCTGGAAAAGCTCCAGGGAAATGTGTCTGAATCTCTGAAGGAAGAGCTGGCTCTTTTATCAATGAATGACCAAGAAGGTTCTGATAATGTGTCGGTTGACATCAAGAAGGTGCAGCAAGTTTCAGACAATGGAACGGTCACCCTCATGGCCGAGCTCAATGTTTCCCAGACACTGGAAGATCCCAGTTTGCTTAAGGGGGAGGGGTTGAGTTCCTCCCACCCGAGCGTTCAACAAAGCAGCACCAGCGGTGCGAGCGGAGGATGTGCAGCAGAAGTTTTCAGAGACTGGGGCACGGAAGTGCAAGGGATGCCATCGACCTCCAGATCCGAGAAGGTCATCAAGCTGAGCCCCACCGAGAAGTCGTTCACCTTCCAGATGGACGTTGGGAATGTCACCTCTCCTGCCAGCGGGGGCAGGGCCCAGGAGTTCCCAGGGTTCTTCACGCCAGGCCAGAGATCCGTGGGAGCCAGTGAGGGAGAGGCGAGGGAGGGCGTGTACAGCTACATGCGCAAAACAGTCGTGAGTGACGACCAGGGTGACGTGTTCACCTATGGTCAGGGGAGCACGGGCGAGGCCAGGGATTGGGAGGGCTTTGCCACGCAGCAGGCAGAATTTGGCCAGGTGCTACAGTCTCAAATTGTTGACCCTAAGCTAAAGATCAGTCAGGAGAAGAAAATTGCCACTGTTTACTTGGAAAGTACAAAGCATAATTAG